The following coding sequences lie in one Synechococcus sp. PCC 7336 genomic window:
- a CDS encoding YncE family protein, producing the protein MLHSSLQSCTAIAAALLLSFLPLSPLAAQSDSADPAESTGEVESDAANADGIEADATLDVEVEASTTEVSPNPAETVVGEGEAAEEEAAIAAESEALHCQIPESDGEAAAAAADSGEGEGEADVATVDSEGAEGGLADAECEIAAVEDESGLRAIQSIPLPSTADRIDTIVDGDRTLAVVGLLEEQAVATIDLATGDTVAKNRVGFAPHTVRYDPVNRLIYAAGFQSPGLLVMNADTLDIDKGYGLAAGILDIDFDAASRRIFVTHPSISSISVISLEEPQARSLPVPDPPLAIAFNPTSGNLFVTMQTANSLALLVLNADNGEPIALLRSGTNPEDIAIDPRTQRVVVLNSDSSDLTIINRSGSGEAIDTVGLNWEPTRLALSPDGSRAYVTSRNSNRLQVVNLEASQLEAVYPIGASPIGINYLPTADGPGLVVVEAGEPRLRWLSLPETPSETAIAAAASRPNTGSAAGRIVDLAGNPVSVGEIRLQSIGDLTPDLQLNLLPDGSFLISDLPEGVYLADIDVPGFPTVSSQLRVRTGFISSTRIQLPPGRPDEESQGIGVIPDREPFSDDLAAHVHAALAQKAADRDVELLIGPIGVWKEFQQLAPLVEGLDIIDRDNRFTEDLDRLKTIGNSLGLRYIVLTHMDISRDFDTRGNPFLNLAVRYFVPQVPINVPDFTPNDLRSRGVMIVVDLQEDEPGEVSRYFEAFGRDQVGGDRMFEDAAAGLFRRQAENMVPDLLEQWIESGSPLS; encoded by the coding sequence ATGCTGCACTCTTCCCTCCAATCCTGTACCGCGATCGCGGCAGCTTTATTGCTGTCATTCCTTCCCCTATCGCCACTTGCCGCTCAGTCAGACTCCGCCGACCCTGCCGAATCAACTGGCGAGGTGGAGTCCGATGCTGCCAATGCCGACGGTATTGAGGCGGATGCAACTCTAGATGTGGAAGTGGAAGCCTCCACCACTGAGGTCTCCCCCAACCCTGCTGAAACTGTGGTTGGAGAGGGAGAAGCTGCAGAGGAAGAAGCTGCGATCGCCGCAGAATCTGAAGCGCTTCACTGCCAGATCCCCGAGTCCGATGGCGAAGCTGCAGCGGCAGCCGCCGACAGCGGGGAGGGCGAAGGCGAAGCTGACGTAGCAACTGTTGACAGCGAGGGGGCTGAAGGCGGTCTTGCTGACGCTGAATGCGAGATTGCCGCAGTTGAGGACGAATCGGGCTTGAGGGCAATCCAGTCGATTCCATTGCCCAGCACGGCCGATCGCATTGATACCATCGTCGATGGCGATCGCACCCTGGCGGTTGTCGGCCTGCTCGAAGAACAAGCAGTCGCCACGATCGATCTCGCTACGGGCGATACCGTGGCCAAAAATCGCGTCGGCTTTGCCCCACACACCGTTCGGTACGACCCCGTCAATCGACTGATTTATGCGGCGGGTTTCCAATCGCCCGGGCTCTTGGTGATGAACGCCGATACCCTCGACATCGATAAGGGATACGGCCTCGCTGCCGGAATCTTGGATATCGATTTCGATGCGGCCAGCAGACGCATATTTGTCACCCACCCCAGCATCAGCAGCATTTCGGTCATTAGCCTGGAGGAACCGCAGGCGCGATCGCTGCCCGTCCCCGACCCCCCCCTGGCGATCGCCTTCAACCCCACTTCTGGCAATCTGTTTGTCACCATGCAGACCGCCAATTCCTTGGCTCTACTCGTTCTCAACGCCGATAATGGCGAGCCGATCGCCCTCTTGCGCAGCGGTACGAATCCCGAAGATATTGCCATTGACCCTCGCACTCAACGGGTGGTGGTGCTCAACTCCGACAGCAGCGATTTAACCATCATCAACCGCAGCGGCAGTGGAGAGGCGATCGACACCGTCGGCCTCAATTGGGAACCCACCCGGCTGGCCCTCTCCCCCGATGGCAGCCGTGCCTACGTGACCTCTCGCAATAGCAACCGACTGCAGGTGGTGAATCTAGAGGCGAGCCAATTAGAAGCGGTCTATCCCATTGGCGCATCCCCCATCGGCATCAACTATCTGCCCACCGCAGACGGCCCCGGCCTAGTGGTGGTTGAGGCAGGCGAGCCCCGCCTGCGGTGGTTGAGCTTGCCGGAAACCCCTTCTGAAACGGCGATCGCTGCTGCTGCCTCTCGGCCAAATACGGGTAGCGCCGCCGGACGAATCGTCGATTTGGCGGGCAATCCTGTCTCTGTCGGCGAGATTCGCCTGCAAAGTATTGGCGACCTCACCCCCGATCTACAGCTCAATCTCTTGCCCGACGGCAGTTTTCTGATCTCCGATCTGCCCGAGGGAGTCTATCTCGCCGACATTGACGTGCCGGGATTTCCGACGGTCAGCAGCCAATTACGAGTCAGAACTGGGTTCATTTCCTCCACTCGCATCCAATTGCCCCCCGGTCGTCCCGACGAAGAGAGCCAAGGCATTGGCGTTATTCCCGATCGCGAGCCCTTCTCTGACGATTTGGCCGCCCACGTTCACGCAGCCCTCGCACAAAAAGCGGCCGATCGCGATGTGGAACTTCTGATCGGCCCCATCGGCGTGTGGAAAGAGTTTCAGCAGCTCGCCCCACTCGTGGAAGGACTGGACATTATCGATCGCGACAATCGCTTTACGGAGGATCTCGATCGCCTCAAAACGATCGGCAACAGTTTGGGCTTGCGTTATATCGTGCTGACACACATGGATATCTCCCGCGACTTCGATACGCGGGGCAATCCCTTCCTCAATTTGGCGGTGCGGTATTTTGTCCCCCAAGTTCCCATCAACGTTCCCGATTTCACCCCCAACGACCTGCGCAGTCGCGGTGTCATGATTGTGGTGGATCTGCAGGAAGACGAGCCTGGGGAAGTCTCTCGCTATTTCGAAGCCTTTGGTCGAGACCAAGTGGGGGGCGATCGCATGTTTGAGGATGCCGCAGCGGGATTATTTCGCCGTCAGGCAGAAAACATGGTGCCCGACCTGTTAGAGCAGTGGATCGAATCGGGGTCACCGCTGTCGTAG
- a CDS encoding carboxypeptidase-like regulatory domain-containing protein translates to MKAKAHMAIARNLATGTGLVLAGLLLAGSGAIAQPTEGGPHPSSQLGLVVGQVINQAGQPVAGAQIRVSGSRDGNVNYGLFDRLATTDSSGAFEIDGGLPGRWLLSIDHPDYETLTEEVWLFSGLTTPVEVRLSIPIRPQPRTRVGVIGVGTLAHTEFLSQRLAAEAVRLGLVPNTERVLPLDNRNLQPILEKIGSPLFDILEHDEIEPEDVNQFFDFLGLEALVVAKVDVLSRAISPDLLRLKSRSRLELWTIDSNGRVQVREIASEDFEEDETSDLNVAELEQIYQIQVTRMATEIGEDWQEKERNPLARFTEVDPEAEPTVRTSIDTTVELVIPGGDRALDSSTPAFPAPVAEEEAREETEGEPEDISEP, encoded by the coding sequence GTGAAGGCTAAAGCACATATGGCGATCGCTCGAAACCTCGCAACTGGCACTGGACTGGTGCTGGCAGGATTGCTACTGGCCGGTTCGGGGGCGATCGCGCAACCAACTGAGGGCGGGCCACATCCTTCCAGTCAACTGGGGTTGGTGGTGGGCCAGGTAATCAACCAAGCCGGACAACCCGTGGCGGGAGCGCAGATTCGAGTCAGTGGCAGTCGCGACGGCAATGTCAACTACGGGCTTTTCGATCGCCTTGCCACCACCGATTCCAGCGGTGCATTTGAAATTGATGGGGGCCTGCCGGGACGATGGTTGCTGTCGATCGATCATCCCGATTACGAAACCCTAACCGAAGAGGTGTGGCTGTTTTCGGGCCTGACCACGCCAGTTGAAGTGAGATTGTCTATTCCCATCCGACCCCAACCCCGCACCCGCGTCGGGGTGATTGGCGTGGGCACGTTGGCCCATACGGAATTTCTGTCGCAGCGCTTGGCCGCCGAAGCCGTACGCTTGGGCTTGGTGCCCAACACCGAGCGCGTCTTGCCCCTCGATAACCGCAACCTTCAACCCATTCTGGAAAAAATTGGCAGCCCGCTGTTCGATATCCTGGAGCACGACGAAATCGAGCCGGAAGACGTCAACCAATTTTTCGACTTTCTCGGGCTCGAAGCCCTCGTCGTGGCCAAAGTGGACGTGCTCAGCCGCGCCATCAGTCCCGATTTACTGCGTCTCAAATCTCGCAGCCGACTGGAGCTGTGGACCATTGACAGCAACGGTCGAGTGCAAGTGAGAGAAATCGCTTCAGAAGATTTTGAGGAGGACGAGACTAGCGATCTGAACGTGGCGGAGCTAGAGCAGATTTATCAAATTCAAGTCACTCGCATGGCCACCGAAATTGGCGAAGATTGGCAGGAGAAGGAGCGCAACCCGCTGGCCCGCTTTACTGAAGTGGACCCCGAAGCCGAGCCCACCGTCCGTACCTCGATCGACACCACCGTCGAGTTAGTCATTCCCGGTGGCGACAGAGCTCTCGACAGCAGCACTCCGGCGTTTCCGGCTCCCGTTGCCGAAGAGGAAGCCCGAGAGGAGACTGAGGGCGAGCCTGAGGATATCTCGGAACCATGA
- a CDS encoding ABC transporter substrate-binding protein, with amino-acid sequence MTAASLRAGFCAALLGLLLFSVSCGDRPPATSSVSIMGSITGEGEATIAEVFAPFTAATGIEVTYEGTDQFATLLTARIAAGNPPDIALFPQPGLMSDLARSDRLVPLDRFLTPAQLNAAYTSHWLEQAAVKGQVYGLWARASLKSLVWYSPPAFEAAGYEVPHTWGQLQQLSDRIVADGGVPWCLGLESGAATGWVGTDWVEEFLLREAGPEVYDRWVAHDIPFSDPAVRQAFESFGELVLDGDRVLGGPIGALSTPFGDSPVALFERPPGCYLHRQASFIATFFPDRVEPGRDVSLFLLPGINPDFGNPVLVSGELFGLLNDTPAARALMEYFTRVEPHTLWAAAEGFVSPHRQVALDTYANPNTRRQAEILARAEVLRFDGSDLMPGAVGTGSFWSGVTDYIGGTNLETVLAEIDASWPDE; translated from the coding sequence ATGACCGCTGCCTCTCTCCGTGCTGGCTTCTGCGCTGCTCTGCTCGGTCTTTTGCTGTTCTCGGTCAGTTGCGGCGATCGCCCTCCGGCCACCTCCAGTGTCAGTATCATGGGTTCCATTACGGGCGAGGGAGAAGCCACCATCGCCGAGGTCTTCGCCCCCTTTACCGCTGCCACTGGCATCGAAGTGACTTATGAAGGGACGGACCAGTTTGCCACTCTCTTAACTGCCCGCATCGCGGCAGGGAACCCACCCGATATCGCCCTATTTCCGCAACCGGGTCTAATGTCTGACCTAGCCCGTTCCGATCGCCTCGTCCCCCTCGACCGCTTTTTGACCCCCGCGCAACTGAATGCCGCCTATACCTCCCATTGGCTAGAGCAAGCTGCCGTGAAGGGCCAAGTCTACGGACTGTGGGCGCGGGCATCGCTCAAGAGTCTGGTTTGGTACAGCCCGCCTGCTTTTGAGGCGGCGGGATACGAGGTGCCCCACACTTGGGGCCAGTTGCAGCAGTTGAGCGATCGCATTGTTGCGGATGGGGGAGTGCCCTGGTGTCTCGGGCTCGAAAGTGGTGCAGCCACCGGCTGGGTGGGCACCGATTGGGTGGAGGAGTTCCTCCTGCGGGAGGCGGGACCGGAAGTTTACGATCGCTGGGTGGCCCACGACATCCCTTTCTCCGATCCAGCAGTTCGGCAAGCCTTTGAATCCTTTGGCGAGCTTGTTTTGGATGGCGATCGCGTTTTAGGCGGTCCGATCGGCGCACTGTCCACCCCCTTTGGCGACTCCCCCGTTGCCTTATTCGAGCGTCCTCCGGGCTGCTACCTCCACCGTCAAGCCAGCTTCATCGCCACCTTCTTCCCCGATCGCGTCGAACCGGGTCGCGACGTCAGCCTCTTCTTGCTCCCCGGTATCAATCCCGACTTCGGCAATCCGGTCTTGGTTTCGGGAGAGCTGTTTGGCCTGTTGAACGATACCCCCGCTGCCCGCGCTTTGATGGAATATTTTACCCGCGTCGAACCCCACACCCTCTGGGCCGCAGCCGAAGGGTTCGTCTCCCCCCACCGCCAAGTGGCGCTCGATACTTACGCCAACCCCAACACGCGACGGCAGGCAGAAATCTTGGCTCGGGCCGAGGTGTTGCGCTTTGACGGCTCGGACCTGATGCCGGGGGCAGTGGGGACAGGCTCGTTTTGGTCGGGGGTGACAGATTATATCGGCGGCACCAATCTCGAGACAGTCTTGGCAGAAATTGATGCGAGTTGGCCCGACGAGTAG
- a CDS encoding thioredoxin family protein yields the protein MSNPIAFCERSQSLEDLLTQRPLVVLNFTAEWSGPCACIKREVDRLAAAYSQQLTVVEIDIDRNPNTVREMGIASLPTVSIVWLQERVEQFVGLHACEDFEAAIAKTYARQAFATAA from the coding sequence ATGTCTAACCCGATCGCCTTTTGCGAACGCAGCCAGTCCCTTGAGGATCTACTGACTCAACGGCCGTTAGTGGTACTGAACTTCACGGCTGAGTGGAGCGGTCCCTGCGCTTGCATCAAGCGCGAGGTCGATCGTCTGGCGGCTGCCTACAGTCAGCAATTGACCGTGGTGGAAATCGATATCGATCGCAATCCCAACACGGTCCGCGAAATGGGTATTGCCAGTTTGCCGACCGTCTCGATCGTCTGGCTGCAGGAACGGGTGGAACAATTTGTGGGGCTGCATGCCTGCGAAGACTTTGAAGCAGCGATCGCCAAGACATATGCTCGGCAGGCATTTGCAACTGCCGCATAA
- the dusA gene encoding tRNA dihydrouridine(20/20a) synthase DusA has translation MLSVAPMMDRTDRHFRYFMRQIAKRPLLYTEMVVTKAILMGDRHRLLDFSPEEKPLSLQLGGDNPQELAECARIAADWGYDEVNLNVGCPSDRVQNGHFGACLMAQPDRVARAVEAMQRAVNIPITVKHRIGIDDRDRYEDLTHFVRIVAAAGCRHFTVHARKAWLQGLSPKQNRTIPPLRYGDVHRLKQDFPHLFVEINGGIASLEAVRQQLQYVDAVMVGRAAYDTPYLFATVDRDLYGAPVVPPTRCEIATAMLPYIEEWTARGTKLHAITRHMLQLFAGQPGTRTWKRQITEGVKRAGAGAEVVQQALATVANKQGAIASL, from the coding sequence ATGCTCAGCGTTGCCCCCATGATGGATCGGACCGATCGCCATTTCCGCTATTTCATGCGGCAAATCGCCAAGCGGCCCCTGCTATATACCGAGATGGTGGTGACAAAGGCGATCTTGATGGGCGATCGCCATCGCCTATTGGACTTCTCGCCCGAGGAAAAACCGCTTTCTCTGCAACTGGGGGGCGACAATCCGCAAGAGCTGGCCGAATGTGCCCGCATTGCTGCCGATTGGGGCTATGACGAGGTGAACTTGAATGTGGGATGCCCCAGCGATCGCGTGCAAAACGGCCATTTTGGTGCTTGCTTGATGGCTCAGCCGGATCGAGTGGCGCGGGCCGTGGAAGCGATGCAGCGGGCGGTGAATATTCCTATCACTGTGAAGCATCGGATTGGGATTGACGATCGCGATCGCTACGAAGACCTCACCCACTTCGTGCGGATCGTGGCAGCAGCAGGCTGCCGTCACTTCACCGTCCACGCCCGTAAAGCTTGGCTGCAAGGGCTCAGCCCCAAACAAAATCGCACTATCCCCCCCCTGCGCTACGGGGATGTGCATCGCCTCAAACAGGATTTCCCCCATCTGTTCGTTGAAATCAATGGCGGCATCGCCAGTCTCGAAGCAGTGCGGCAGCAACTCCAATATGTCGATGCCGTTATGGTCGGTCGAGCTGCCTACGACACCCCTTATTTGTTCGCGACTGTCGATCGCGATCTCTACGGCGCTCCTGTCGTCCCCCCAACTCGTTGCGAGATTGCCACCGCCATGCTGCCCTATATCGAGGAGTGGACTGCTCGCGGCACCAAACTCCACGCCATTACCCGCCACATGCTGCAGTTGTTTGCCGGACAGCCGGGGACCCGCACCTGGAAGCGCCAGATTACTGAAGGGGTGAAGCGAGCGGGGGCGGGGGCAGAGGTGGTTCAGCAGGCGTTGGCAACTGTTGCGAACAAACAGGGGGCGATCGCCTCCCTCTAA
- the msrB gene encoding peptide-methionine (R)-S-oxide reductase MsrB, producing MSAKIQKTDAEWREQLSSEQYRVTRQKGTERAFTGTYWDNKAKGAYHCVCCGAKLFDSDTKFKSGTGWPSFWDAADKENVRLEEDNSLFMRRTEVLCAQCDAHLGHVFPDGPAPTGQRYCMNSASLDFKPAE from the coding sequence ATGTCTGCCAAAATTCAAAAAACTGACGCCGAATGGCGCGAACAACTCAGCTCCGAGCAATATCGCGTCACCCGCCAAAAGGGCACCGAGCGAGCTTTTACGGGAACCTATTGGGACAACAAGGCGAAAGGCGCTTACCACTGCGTCTGTTGCGGAGCCAAGCTGTTCGACTCCGACACCAAATTTAAGTCCGGTACCGGCTGGCCCAGCTTTTGGGATGCCGCAGACAAAGAGAACGTTCGCTTAGAAGAAGACAACAGTTTGTTTATGCGTCGCACCGAAGTGCTCTGCGCCCAATGCGATGCCCACCTCGGCCACGTCTTTCCCGACGGCCCCGCCCCCACCGGACAGCGCTATTGCATGAATTCTGCTTCCCTCGATTTCAAGCCAGCAGAGTAA
- a CDS encoding DUF3153 domain-containing protein: MASCNPSNEGGRSPLSGLALCLLCLLVLLLCSGCVQYRVDLNFNWLTGGTIVQNLSWDRTLNTFLGELSDEFTDELLQEIEQRAAAAGGTVQAVSDNRVRVEIPFDNYTQLEDKFNRFFDRPLLLLSNLDAIPKSDLRPAAAQPSKPLVPPLRSLPSAALAQSANREDFHIDRHGYWVADRYDMIYQLDLEDLRLPIPNGFLSFSADRLLDLQFGLKLPIPPSRSNATLQQDNQLVWQIEPGASNLLSASFWLPSPLGAGLLLGAIAIALVVGWYQLGQHRPRARRQNSDRLRLPNGDR, encoded by the coding sequence TTGGCTAGCTGCAATCCATCGAACGAGGGTGGGCGATCGCCGCTATCTGGGCTGGCGCTGTGTCTGCTGTGTCTGCTGGTTCTGCTGTTGTGTAGCGGTTGCGTCCAATACCGCGTCGATCTGAATTTCAATTGGCTGACCGGCGGTACGATCGTCCAAAACCTCTCGTGGGACCGGACACTCAATACCTTTTTGGGGGAGTTGAGTGACGAATTTACCGACGAACTCTTGCAGGAAATCGAACAGCGGGCGGCAGCCGCCGGTGGGACGGTACAAGCGGTCTCCGATAACCGCGTGCGGGTGGAAATTCCCTTTGACAACTACACGCAGTTGGAAGATAAATTCAATCGGTTTTTCGATCGCCCCCTGCTGCTGCTCTCCAACCTCGATGCCATCCCCAAGTCAGACCTCCGCCCTGCCGCCGCACAGCCCTCCAAACCGCTCGTTCCTCCACTGCGATCGCTCCCGAGTGCCGCGCTGGCCCAATCCGCAAATCGGGAAGATTTCCACATCGACCGGCACGGTTATTGGGTGGCCGATCGCTACGACATGATCTACCAACTCGACCTCGAAGATCTGCGCCTGCCCATTCCCAACGGCTTCTTATCGTTTTCTGCCGATCGCCTGCTCGACTTGCAGTTCGGCCTCAAACTCCCCATCCCCCCCAGCCGCTCGAATGCCACCCTCCAGCAGGATAACCAGTTGGTTTGGCAGATCGAACCGGGAGCCTCCAATCTGCTCTCGGCCTCCTTTTGGCTGCCCAGCCCGTTGGGGGCGGGATTGCTGTTGGGGGCGATCGCGATCGCTCTCGTTGTCGGATGGTATCAATTAGGCCAGCACCGTCCTCGCGCTCGGCGGCAAAACTCAGATAGGCTGAGGTTGCCCAATGGCGATCGCTAG